Proteins encoded together in one Deltaproteobacteria bacterium window:
- a CDS encoding metal-dependent hydrolase, with the protein MARLTWHGHACFQLEDGKAKVLIDPWFEGNPSARQSWKDVGPVDMVLVTHDHGDHIGQALEICTATGAMLGAQVELAGAMKAKGLPQSRILNGIGFNVGGTVAHVGFKATMVPAFHSSAAGTPVGFIIKTPSGLHVYHAGDTCIFSSMEIWGRLYPLDVALLPMGGVFTMDPRQAAMACGLLKCRKVVPMHWGTFPCLEQDAESFGGYLREFARNTEHLDLKAGQGVEL; encoded by the coding sequence TCATGCCTGTTTTCAATTGGAAGATGGAAAGGCCAAGGTTCTCATCGACCCCTGGTTCGAGGGCAATCCATCGGCCCGTCAGTCATGGAAAGATGTGGGGCCGGTGGACATGGTCCTGGTCACCCACGATCACGGGGATCATATTGGGCAGGCCTTGGAGATCTGTACGGCCACGGGGGCCATGCTCGGGGCCCAGGTGGAACTTGCCGGAGCCATGAAGGCCAAAGGACTGCCTCAAAGTCGGATTCTGAACGGGATCGGTTTTAACGTCGGGGGAACCGTGGCCCACGTGGGCTTCAAGGCGACCATGGTCCCGGCCTTTCATTCCTCGGCCGCCGGGACTCCGGTGGGGTTTATAATCAAGACCCCCTCGGGCCTTCATGTGTATCATGCCGGAGACACCTGCATCTTTTCGAGTATGGAGATATGGGGTCGGCTGTACCCCCTGGACGTGGCCCTGTTGCCCATGGGCGGAGTCTTCACCATGGACCCGAGACAGGCGGCCATGGCCTGCGGTCTGCTCAAGTGCCGAAAAGTCGTTCCCATGCATTGGGGGACCTTTCCATGCCTGGAGCAGGATGCTGAGTCGTTTGGCGGGTATCTGCGAGAGTTCGCCCGGAACACGGAGCATCTGGACCTGAAGGCAGGGCAGGGCGTCGAATTGTGA